The following proteins come from a genomic window of Citrobacter europaeus:
- a CDS encoding conjugal transfer protein TraG N-terminal domain-containing protein, producing the protein MTTSSYLEYILTILGWVVNNGLWDVLTGTGLFALPLGFKIIGIWIKTREEGDDEGNKGILSARRIEHAIYGAFIVIIACCVPTQTVSLTTLTFDTTRAKQCGFWTPVKPGDSGYGSVVSTMSGMTASAPVWWAFMHMISKGVTQAAVASLPCRPDLRQVRFDVQHTQITNPALAQELQDFTSDCYAQAFALWKRQDAGRTTDIDVLRDIEWLGSKIFFKDFYPQLHSKLPRSAFPWSQSRDDGYANTGQGGYPTCSEWWSQNKSGLKSRVLDTVNTTTMTRMAAAFKGMVSKEEYTEALIRRLVSPTSLSVSQNGRTYAGYGGNADFTLDNAVNRMASVLGTSVGALGAFPAFDAMRQALPMVQALLLMAMYVLIPLVLVFGTYEYKTVVTLTFVTFGMHFLTFWWELARWLDSWLLEIMYGSDSHSRWNVAGFQNSADDLIMNFVMGTMFLVLPAVWMGALSWAGVRIGGIVDTNLNKGVQPAGQHGGKIGDKVGSGIVK; encoded by the coding sequence ATGACGACATCGAGCTATCTTGAGTACATCCTGACGATTCTGGGCTGGGTTGTTAATAACGGTTTGTGGGATGTTCTGACAGGCACAGGACTTTTTGCATTACCTCTGGGCTTTAAAATCATTGGTATCTGGATCAAAACACGGGAAGAAGGGGATGATGAGGGTAATAAAGGTATCCTGTCGGCCCGACGGATAGAGCACGCTATTTACGGGGCATTTATCGTTATTATCGCCTGCTGTGTCCCCACTCAGACAGTGTCACTGACAACGCTGACGTTTGATACAACCCGTGCGAAACAGTGTGGTTTCTGGACACCGGTTAAGCCCGGGGATTCAGGCTACGGTAGTGTGGTTTCAACAATGAGTGGTATGACTGCATCGGCGCCGGTGTGGTGGGCATTTATGCATATGATTTCCAAAGGCGTCACTCAGGCGGCTGTGGCAAGTTTACCCTGCCGGCCAGACCTGCGGCAGGTGCGTTTTGACGTTCAGCATACGCAGATAACCAATCCTGCTCTGGCGCAGGAGTTGCAGGATTTTACCAGTGACTGTTATGCACAGGCTTTTGCGTTATGGAAACGGCAGGATGCGGGGAGAACAACGGATATTGATGTACTCAGGGATATTGAATGGCTGGGGTCGAAAATATTTTTTAAGGATTTTTACCCGCAGCTGCATTCGAAGTTGCCCAGGTCAGCGTTCCCCTGGTCGCAAAGCCGCGATGACGGGTACGCAAATACCGGGCAGGGGGGGTATCCGACGTGTAGCGAGTGGTGGTCTCAGAACAAGAGCGGCCTGAAATCCCGTGTACTGGATACGGTAAATACCACCACGATGACACGCATGGCGGCAGCATTTAAGGGAATGGTCAGCAAAGAGGAATACACGGAAGCGTTAATTCGACGTCTGGTCAGTCCGACAAGTCTCTCTGTGTCACAGAATGGACGTACTTATGCAGGTTATGGCGGTAATGCCGATTTTACGTTAGATAATGCTGTAAATCGCATGGCTTCGGTGCTGGGGACCAGTGTGGGTGCCCTTGGGGCGTTCCCCGCATTTGATGCCATGCGCCAGGCGTTACCGATGGTTCAGGCGCTCTTATTGATGGCCATGTACGTACTAATCCCCCTTGTGCTGGTATTCGGGACGTATGAGTATAAGACAGTAGTCACTCTCACTTTTGTGACGTTTGGGATGCATTTTCTTACGTTCTGGTGGGAGCTGGCGCGTTGGCTGGATAGCTGGCTTCTGGAGATCATGTATGGCTCCGACAGTCATAGCCGATGGAATGTGGCCGGTTTTCAGAATAGTGCAGATGACCTGATCATGAACTTTGTTATGGGGACGATGTTCCTGGTGTTGCCGGCAGTTTGGATGGGGGCGCTTTCCTGGGCTGGGGTCAGGATTGGTGGAATTGTTGACACTAACTTAAATAAGGGAGTGCAGCCAGCTGGGCAGCATGGTGGCAAAATTGGTGATAAAGTAGGTTCTGGAATAGTTAAATAA
- a CDS encoding DUF3742 family protein, producing MNAQARGARAARLYKRAKSKLISHDQFCVQKAREHKLPAWTGHFPVTVLTGILITTVIFGSLFFVSLGLLIFALILVTSLHGQNTNSANSWSDHSWGSSMRDGSEGFGLYTGPEHSHIPASRIDNEDDL from the coding sequence ATGAATGCACAAGCACGCGGTGCCCGGGCTGCAAGGCTTTATAAAAGAGCTAAATCAAAACTGATTTCACACGACCAGTTCTGTGTTCAAAAAGCCAGAGAGCATAAGCTGCCCGCCTGGACTGGTCATTTCCCGGTGACTGTCCTAACAGGGATTCTTATTACTACAGTGATTTTTGGCTCACTGTTTTTTGTGAGTTTAGGTTTGCTTATATTTGCACTTATCTTGGTTACATCGTTGCATGGGCAAAACACAAACTCAGCGAACTCATGGAGTGATCACTCTTGGGGGAGTTCAATGAGAGATGGAAGCGAGGGATTTGGTCTTTACACTGGCCCGGAACATAGCCATATTCCAGCAAGTAGGATAGATAATGAGGACGACCTATAA
- a CDS encoding phosphoadenosine phosphosulfate reductase gives MSDNVIMERNQIQKIRTGEDVLSAVTDRVEWIFDTFSQVCLSFSGGKDSTVLFHIVATIARRKHRRFSVLFIDWEAQYQCTIEHVQKMKVLYSDVTETFFWVALPLTTVNGVSQFQPEWVCWEPDVEWVRQPPADAITDMAYFPFYRYAMTFEEFVPAFSTWFTGNQCGVAILTGVRADESLNRFIGLTSQRKLRYADDKPWTTASPEGFYYTMCPLYDWKARDIWIYHARTGAIYNPLYDLMYRAGVPLRNMRVCEPFGPEQRRGLWLYHVLEPETWARMCARVSGAASGAIYANESGAYFALRKRISRPAHHTWRSYAMFLLDVMPQKTAEHYRNKIAVYLRWYQTHGYPEDIPDEQDNDLGSRDIPSWRRICKTLIKNDFWCRTLSFSPNKPRHYERYQERMKQRRKEWGIL, from the coding sequence ATGTCAGACAACGTCATTATGGAACGTAATCAAATACAGAAGATCAGAACCGGGGAGGATGTGCTGTCTGCGGTCACAGACCGTGTGGAGTGGATATTTGATACCTTTTCTCAGGTTTGCCTGTCTTTTTCAGGTGGAAAAGATTCCACCGTTTTGTTTCATATCGTCGCCACCATAGCCCGCAGGAAACACCGGCGTTTCTCTGTCCTCTTCATTGACTGGGAAGCGCAGTACCAGTGCACGATTGAACATGTGCAAAAAATGAAGGTTCTCTACAGTGATGTGACGGAGACATTTTTCTGGGTGGCTCTTCCGCTGACGACGGTAAATGGTGTTTCACAGTTTCAGCCGGAATGGGTCTGTTGGGAGCCCGATGTGGAGTGGGTTCGTCAGCCACCGGCTGATGCCATTACTGATATGGCGTATTTTCCCTTTTACCGTTACGCCATGACGTTTGAAGAGTTTGTCCCAGCATTTTCGACATGGTTCACGGGCAATCAGTGTGGAGTGGCCATACTGACCGGCGTTCGTGCTGATGAATCCCTGAACCGGTTTATAGGCCTTACCAGCCAGCGAAAGCTCCGTTATGCCGATGACAAACCCTGGACCACCGCCTCTCCCGAGGGGTTCTATTACACGATGTGCCCACTGTATGACTGGAAAGCCCGGGACATCTGGATTTACCACGCCCGCACGGGGGCCATTTACAACCCGTTGTATGACCTGATGTACAGAGCCGGCGTCCCCCTGCGGAATATGCGTGTTTGTGAGCCTTTTGGCCCCGAACAGCGCCGCGGTCTGTGGCTTTATCATGTACTGGAGCCTGAGACCTGGGCGCGAATGTGTGCCCGTGTCTCCGGTGCGGCAAGCGGGGCCATTTATGCTAATGAAAGTGGGGCTTATTTTGCCCTGCGCAAACGCATCTCCAGACCAGCACATCATACCTGGCGCAGCTATGCCATGTTTCTTCTCGATGTCATGCCACAAAAAACAGCCGAGCATTACCGGAACAAGATAGCGGTATACCTGCGCTGGTATCAGACGCACGGTTACCCGGAGGATATTCCGGATGAACAGGACAATGACCTGGGCAGCAGGGATATTCCCTCCTGGCGTCGGATATGCAAGACACTGATTAAAAATGATTTCTGGTGCCGGACATTATCTTTCAGCCCGAACAAGCCCCGGCATTACGAACGTTACCAGGAGCGTATGAAACAAAGGAGGAAGGAATGGGGGATATTGTAA
- a CDS encoding ParB/RepB/Spo0J family partition protein, whose protein sequence is MGDIVTREQVASLITRYFSQHISDDEKVAALNHFRQTLHELSPFSREPVDLVLWVKASEVVANDYNPNVMAAGEKKLLQHSLQEDGFTQPIVVSEDKGQYLVVDGFHRQLLGRRESGAGKRLKGWLPVTCINPERKGQAERIASTIRHNRARGKHQIASMSDIVRDLARLGWADERIGKELGMDRDEVLRLKQISGLTELFEEEDFSPAWTVR, encoded by the coding sequence ATGGGGGATATTGTAACCAGGGAACAGGTGGCCAGTCTCATTACCCGGTATTTCAGTCAGCATATTTCTGATGACGAAAAAGTGGCAGCCCTTAATCATTTTCGCCAGACACTTCATGAACTCAGTCCCTTTTCCCGGGAGCCTGTGGACCTGGTGCTGTGGGTGAAAGCCAGCGAAGTGGTGGCCAACGATTACAACCCCAATGTTATGGCCGCCGGAGAGAAAAAATTGCTGCAGCACTCACTGCAGGAGGACGGTTTTACCCAGCCCATCGTGGTATCTGAAGATAAAGGGCAGTACCTGGTCGTGGATGGTTTTCACCGGCAGCTGCTGGGCAGACGCGAGTCAGGAGCAGGAAAACGCCTGAAAGGCTGGCTGCCCGTCACCTGTATTAATCCCGAACGAAAGGGGCAGGCTGAACGAATCGCCTCGACGATCAGGCATAACCGCGCCCGGGGGAAGCATCAGATAGCGTCGATGTCAGATATCGTCAGAGATCTGGCCCGTCTTGGATGGGCAGATGAACGTATTGGCAAGGAGCTGGGAATGGACAGGGATGAAGTTCTTCGTCTGAAGCAGATAAGTGGACTGACTGAATTATTTGAAGAAGAAGATTTCAGTCCGGCCTGGACGGTTCGATAA
- a CDS encoding MipA/OmpV family protein produces MYKISTLTALLLIAVSSGVVQAESKFTFGAGVGVVEHPYKDYDTDIYPVPVIDYESAHFWFSGLEGGYYLWNDETDKLSITAYWSPVYFKPGDSNDRHLRRLDKRNSTMMAGMTYVHNTQSGFLRTTLAGDTLDKSNGIVWDLAWLYSYSTGRLTLTPGIGVEWNSKNQNKYYYGISRKEFTRSGLRNYIPNDSWSPYLEMSANFNFLGNWNVYGLARYTRMSDEITDSPMVNKSWSGLISTGITYAF; encoded by the coding sequence ATGTATAAAATCAGTACATTAACAGCACTCTTGTTGATTGCAGTTTCTTCTGGCGTGGTACAGGCTGAAAGTAAATTTACGTTCGGCGCTGGCGTGGGTGTGGTTGAACACCCTTACAAAGATTACGATACCGATATTTATCCTGTTCCGGTTATCGACTATGAGAGTGCACATTTCTGGTTCAGTGGATTAGAAGGCGGTTATTACCTGTGGAACGACGAAACGGATAAACTGTCGATAACGGCGTACTGGTCTCCGGTTTATTTTAAGCCTGGTGACAGTAATGATCGCCATCTGCGCCGTCTCGACAAACGAAACAGTACTATGATGGCCGGGATGACTTACGTTCATAATACCCAGTCAGGTTTTCTGCGTACTACCCTGGCGGGTGATACGCTGGATAAAAGTAATGGTATCGTCTGGGATCTTGCGTGGCTTTATAGCTACTCCACAGGGAGACTGACCTTAACTCCGGGAATCGGGGTTGAGTGGAACAGCAAGAACCAGAATAAATATTATTATGGTATTTCCCGTAAGGAATTCACTCGTAGCGGGCTACGTAACTACATCCCTAATGACAGCTGGAGCCCATATCTGGAAATGAGTGCAAACTTTAACTTTCTGGGAAACTGGAATGTATATGGTTTGGCACGCTATACACGTATGTCTGACGAAATTACCGACAGCCCGATGGTCAATAAATCCTGGAGTGGCCTGATTTCTACCGGTATAACCTATGCATTCTGA
- a CDS encoding response regulator gives MRQKRVYLVDDDPGIRESLTWLMGAAGIQLICFTGAESFLKQADSTLPGCVLLDICMPGMTGVELQEHLQCKENMLSIIFLTGHADVPTTTHIFKNGAFDLMEKPVDTEELLRGIHLALESSEKKYEWHAGRRRLTEAWEELTDREKQILLLVLEGLSNKVIADRLHLALRTVEIHRHNMMKKMGTDSAIQLAHSVSKYMDIKEFKAVSY, from the coding sequence ATGAGACAGAAACGTGTTTATCTCGTTGATGATGATCCCGGCATCCGGGAGTCACTGACCTGGTTAATGGGTGCTGCGGGTATTCAGTTAATCTGCTTTACGGGTGCAGAATCTTTTTTAAAGCAGGCTGACAGTACTCTTCCTGGCTGTGTGTTGCTGGATATCTGTATGCCGGGAATGACAGGCGTTGAGCTTCAGGAGCACCTGCAATGTAAGGAAAATATGCTCAGCATCATTTTCCTTACGGGGCATGCAGACGTACCAACAACCACACATATTTTTAAAAATGGTGCTTTTGATTTGATGGAAAAACCGGTGGACACAGAGGAACTGTTGCGGGGCATACATCTGGCTTTGGAGAGCAGCGAGAAAAAGTATGAATGGCATGCCGGTCGACGGCGGTTGACTGAAGCCTGGGAAGAACTGACTGACAGAGAGAAACAAATTCTGCTACTGGTACTGGAAGGTTTATCAAATAAAGTTATAGCCGATCGTCTCCATCTGGCTTTGCGCACTGTAGAGATTCATCGCCATAATATGATGAAAAAAATGGGTACTGACTCAGCTATCCAGTTAGCCCACTCAGTGTCAAAGTATATGGATATCAAAGAATTTAAGGCTGTCTCGTATTAG
- a CDS encoding PhnD/SsuA/transferrin family substrate-binding protein yields the protein MIILSFSSVLHAESYQQRHIIRVGILSFDDINKGVSRWQPTIDYLNHTFPQYQFILVMGDVKSIDQLVANGTIDFAITNGVKLLQYQTEYNAVRMLSLNPVTGDPQHAIGSAVIARSDMPEIKDWSELKDKRIVATTPQAFGGYQIITREWVNDGITPVKDLSHLRFTGIPQENLLSQLINNEADIAVLPTCVLEQAIQSGRFRNTQFKVIKQNKQSMFPCQSSTPLYPHWTFSRMQHVHEQLASEIAMSLLSIKAGDPPAVTGEYKGWTVPVNDKSVIALMQDIGLSNNSDHIKILWQKYRGWLFIALGYGLLLIGYHLRVNYLVKIRTRKLEEMMELNKASAEWIRVQQEKFYSAQRFLLSGEMAAGLAHELNQPLMAINNYVVGCRMRLQQQPLDIQSLDQALQQAIRHTANAKNIIQRLRFFIKHHPEKQEAICLNDVISNALALFSSEIHREKITVVIPESPRVVIFADEILIQQVLVNLIRNGLDALKLQNSPDTYPQITFTITESDSSVLLKILDNGVGLTQEQAEHLFVPFVTSKDNGLGLGMAICKRIIEAHSGRIWAESVSEGACICIRLPFMKKATA from the coding sequence ATGATAATCTTATCATTCTCATCCGTCCTGCACGCTGAATCTTATCAACAGAGACATATCATCCGGGTTGGAATATTATCTTTTGACGATATAAATAAGGGGGTCTCACGGTGGCAACCTACAATAGATTATTTAAATCATACTTTCCCACAATATCAATTCATACTTGTTATGGGGGATGTAAAAAGTATCGATCAACTGGTTGCAAACGGAACGATAGATTTTGCCATAACCAATGGTGTCAAATTACTGCAGTATCAGACCGAGTATAATGCAGTAAGAATGCTGAGTTTAAATCCAGTTACAGGGGATCCGCAGCATGCCATAGGATCAGCTGTCATCGCCCGCAGCGACATGCCTGAAATTAAGGACTGGAGTGAGCTAAAGGATAAACGTATTGTTGCGACTACACCCCAGGCATTTGGAGGATATCAGATCATAACCCGCGAGTGGGTTAATGATGGTATTACCCCTGTTAAAGATTTATCCCACCTCAGATTTACAGGAATACCCCAGGAAAATCTGCTGTCCCAGTTGATAAATAATGAAGCGGATATTGCCGTACTACCAACCTGTGTACTTGAGCAGGCTATACAGTCTGGTCGTTTCAGGAATACACAATTCAAAGTCATTAAACAAAACAAACAGTCGATGTTTCCCTGCCAGAGTTCAACACCGCTATACCCACACTGGACATTTTCAAGAATGCAACATGTCCATGAGCAACTGGCCAGTGAAATAGCCATGAGCCTGTTATCGATAAAGGCCGGGGATCCCCCTGCAGTTACAGGTGAGTATAAAGGGTGGACTGTGCCCGTTAATGATAAAAGTGTCATAGCGCTCATGCAGGATATTGGACTGTCAAACAATAGCGACCATATAAAGATATTATGGCAAAAATACAGGGGGTGGCTGTTCATTGCACTGGGATATGGCCTGCTTCTGATCGGTTATCATCTGCGGGTCAATTACCTGGTGAAAATAAGAACACGCAAACTGGAAGAAATGATGGAGTTAAACAAAGCTTCAGCCGAATGGATACGTGTTCAACAGGAAAAATTCTATTCCGCACAGCGCTTTTTGTTATCAGGTGAAATGGCTGCCGGTCTCGCTCATGAACTAAATCAACCACTTATGGCGATAAATAACTATGTAGTTGGCTGCAGAATGCGTTTACAACAACAACCGCTGGATATCCAGTCTCTGGATCAGGCACTACAGCAGGCAATCCGGCATACCGCCAATGCCAAAAACATTATTCAGCGCTTAAGATTTTTCATTAAACATCACCCCGAAAAGCAGGAAGCAATCTGCCTGAATGACGTTATCTCAAATGCGTTAGCCCTGTTTTCCAGTGAAATCCATCGCGAGAAAATCACTGTCGTCATACCAGAATCTCCCAGGGTTGTTATCTTTGCCGATGAAATTCTTATTCAGCAGGTTCTTGTTAACCTTATTCGTAATGGGCTTGATGCACTTAAGCTACAAAATTCTCCGGACACCTATCCACAGATAACTTTTACGATTACGGAGTCTGACTCCAGTGTATTGCTGAAAATTCTTGATAATGGTGTCGGGCTAACTCAGGAACAGGCCGAACATTTGTTTGTGCCCTTTGTTACCAGTAAGGACAACGGACTTGGATTGGGTATGGCTATCTGTAAACGCATTATTGAAGCGCATAGTGGGCGAATCTGGGCAGAATCAGTATCTGAAGGGGCCTGCATTTGTATCAGACTACCCTTTATGAAGAAGGCAACAGCATGA
- a CDS encoding FAD-binding protein, with protein sequence MKNNASRRRFIQLGLASATAGSLATLLPVQASAQRKSTGINWDEEMDILVVGTGMAGFTAAIRAAETTPGMKIVIADKMSRLGGSSLISGLNMAVVGSQWQKEAGITDDSWELLLADIEKEARGYNHSDLTKTIAQNTLSLFDFLCDHGVEFDKTIGNGTGIKALGGHSRPRCVWPVNGGSGIVKSLQKYAKHNLPNIDIRKQVLLEEIIRNETGRVIGVRVRENYIFNREVKDFGLNDSPDFNSTGTPKYYRVTRGLVMATGGYNQDRKFRGDEVGALYNSVSTANPGATAGALKAMIKAGLKPIHMTLFRFAFPIPTEDILWGILVNPRTCKRFVDEYNNNDRQGLGLKILSERMKIDGEQIILIYDQTGIDNYHDKQRLNLSLEGKNGTEGTMWKFDTLEALASNFNMDLHKLRQTIEEYNRDMAGDKDKFGKPRSLLKTSVTIGKAPFYAMWLNPRYNYSQGGAMINSEARPLDVVTEQPIPGIFVCGEASAGSYGYIRLTACGSLDCGVFGMIAGENAAKENPES encoded by the coding sequence ATGAAAAATAACGCATCCAGACGTCGGTTTATTCAGCTCGGCCTTGCCTCCGCGACGGCTGGCTCACTGGCCACTCTTCTCCCGGTTCAGGCGAGTGCACAAAGGAAAAGTACTGGTATAAACTGGGATGAGGAGATGGATATTTTAGTGGTCGGCACAGGGATGGCTGGCTTCACAGCTGCGATAAGAGCAGCGGAAACCACGCCTGGAATGAAAATCGTGATTGCCGATAAGATGTCAAGACTGGGTGGCTCATCGCTGATATCGGGATTAAATATGGCGGTGGTCGGTTCTCAGTGGCAAAAGGAAGCGGGGATCACCGATGATTCATGGGAACTGCTTCTGGCCGATATCGAGAAAGAGGCCCGGGGATATAACCATAGTGATCTCACAAAAACCATTGCACAGAATACGTTATCTTTATTTGATTTTTTGTGCGACCACGGTGTCGAGTTTGATAAAACGATTGGTAACGGCACCGGGATTAAAGCGCTGGGAGGACATTCTCGTCCCCGTTGCGTCTGGCCAGTGAACGGTGGTAGTGGTATTGTCAAAAGTTTGCAGAAGTATGCGAAACATAATCTACCGAATATTGATATTCGCAAACAGGTACTGCTGGAAGAAATTATCCGTAACGAGACCGGCCGGGTAATAGGTGTAAGAGTCAGAGAAAACTACATATTTAATCGTGAAGTTAAAGACTTTGGCCTGAATGATTCTCCAGACTTCAACAGTACAGGTACACCAAAATATTACAGAGTCACACGCGGTCTTGTAATGGCAACCGGAGGGTATAACCAGGACAGGAAATTCAGGGGAGATGAAGTTGGAGCACTGTATAATTCGGTGTCAACAGCTAACCCCGGAGCAACTGCCGGAGCCTTAAAGGCGATGATTAAAGCCGGTCTTAAACCCATCCATATGACCCTTTTTAGATTTGCATTTCCTATTCCCACGGAAGATATTCTGTGGGGCATATTAGTTAATCCACGAACCTGCAAACGTTTTGTTGATGAATACAATAATAATGATCGCCAGGGGCTGGGGTTAAAAATACTTTCCGAGCGTATGAAAATTGATGGTGAGCAGATCATTCTGATTTATGACCAGACCGGAATTGATAATTACCATGATAAGCAGAGACTCAATCTTTCGCTTGAAGGAAAGAACGGGACTGAAGGTACCATGTGGAAATTCGATACACTAGAGGCACTGGCCAGTAATTTTAATATGGATCTTCATAAGCTCAGACAAACCATTGAAGAATACAATCGAGACATGGCCGGTGATAAGGACAAGTTTGGCAAACCACGTAGCCTGCTAAAAACTTCTGTCACTATTGGTAAAGCCCCCTTCTATGCAATGTGGTTAAACCCCCGGTATAACTACAGCCAGGGAGGAGCCATGATTAATAGTGAAGCTCGTCCACTTGATGTTGTCACTGAACAACCGATCCCGGGCATTTTTGTTTGTGGTGAAGCATCTGCAGGTAGCTATGGCTATATCCGACTGACAGCCTGCGGAAGCCTGGACTGTGGTGTTTTTGGCATGATTGCCGGAGAGAATGCGGCAAAGGAAAATCCCGAAAGTTAA
- a CDS encoding cytochrome c3 family protein, whose protein sequence is MKVLTVLTALLCLLYSYSVLAADEKNNASGSESLVSDSTINYALKPHHKKLNLSCAACHKEQDVSAFKPLATKDCLACHGSAEKVAKRTGFMDVNHTNPHRSLHDGLDLDCYECHAEHKPSSNLCETCHDNTRDWFGATP, encoded by the coding sequence ATGAAAGTGTTAACGGTATTAACGGCGTTATTATGTTTGCTTTATTCTTATTCTGTGTTAGCTGCGGATGAAAAGAATAATGCATCAGGCAGTGAAAGCCTCGTGAGTGACTCAACTATAAATTATGCACTCAAGCCACATCATAAAAAGCTCAATCTGTCTTGTGCTGCATGCCATAAAGAACAAGATGTCAGTGCCTTTAAGCCTCTCGCAACTAAAGATTGCCTTGCCTGTCATGGCAGTGCAGAGAAGGTAGCGAAACGGACAGGCTTTATGGATGTAAACCACACCAATCCTCATCGCTCATTACATGATGGCCTGGATCTGGATTGTTATGAATGCCATGCCGAACATAAACCATCAAGTAACCTTTGTGAGACCTGCCATGACAATACGCGGGACTGGTTTGGGGCTACGCCTTAA
- a CDS encoding NapC/NirT family cytochrome c yields the protein MSRTRFVILLACVTILVATGISLLGVEVVKTTGNEEFCGACHEMQPMVKTYQQDTHGGNNPHGFSVECVDCHLPHTSTVGYLISKGVQGTNDVIKKTFTDTSDINWLENRKKRESYVYDSGCLECHNQLLDKTKADNPKSLEMHKLYKDMSNTNSVLKCVSCHVTVGHAGSLRGELNQTTPEYKFLKERLADETRHIK from the coding sequence ATGAGCAGAACACGGTTTGTAATATTATTAGCCTGCGTAACTATTCTGGTTGCCACTGGTATAAGCCTGTTGGGCGTTGAGGTCGTTAAAACAACGGGTAATGAGGAATTTTGTGGGGCATGTCATGAAATGCAGCCAATGGTAAAAACCTATCAGCAGGATACTCACGGTGGAAACAATCCACATGGATTCAGCGTGGAATGTGTGGATTGTCATCTGCCGCATACCAGTACGGTTGGTTACTTAATCTCTAAAGGGGTACAGGGCACCAATGATGTGATTAAAAAAACGTTTACTGATACGTCTGATATTAACTGGCTGGAAAACCGTAAAAAGCGAGAATCATACGTTTATGACTCTGGTTGTCTTGAGTGCCACAACCAGTTACTGGATAAGACGAAGGCTGATAACCCTAAATCACTTGAAATGCATAAACTCTACAAAGATATGAGCAATACGAACTCTGTACTCAAATGCGTATCCTGTCATGTCACAGTAGGTCATGCTGGTTCGTTACGGGGTGAATTAAACCAGACCACTCCTGAGTATAAGTTTCTTAAAGAGAGGCTTGCTGACGAAACAAGGCACATTAAATAA
- a CDS encoding integrase domain-containing protein: protein MSRRSKLLKRELVILAREGKGSFKTVSDRSKIVERLSHRLLDLNVQIRSAQQIKVRHVELYIESRKAEGISNRTLQNEMAGIRTILNLSGKTKMADPNHERLSNKSLGISGASRMGTKLAISDERFREALTLIKAKDEGVAAVMQLSRYLGLRNEEAVQAVKSIKTWRQAILRGDDRVRVIFGTKGGRARDTRIVDKEKVLSAINNAITCADKNNGKLIDKPSLQQALDRYINIMRRVGGLKYENSNHSLRYAFAQDAEKYYLQKGFSQKEASALTSIDLGHGDGRGDYIKRVYSQKCLEDE from the coding sequence ATGTCCAGGAGAAGTAAATTGTTAAAACGTGAGCTCGTCATTCTTGCAAGAGAGGGGAAGGGTAGCTTTAAAACAGTATCCGATCGTTCAAAAATAGTAGAGCGATTATCTCATCGGTTGTTGGATTTAAATGTACAAATTCGTTCTGCGCAACAGATTAAGGTCCGGCATGTTGAATTGTATATTGAGAGTCGTAAGGCTGAAGGCATCTCTAACCGGACTTTACAGAACGAAATGGCCGGAATTCGAACCATACTTAATCTGTCTGGTAAGACTAAAATGGCTGATCCGAATCACGAACGATTAAGCAATAAATCGTTGGGTATTTCAGGTGCAAGTCGTATGGGCACTAAATTGGCTATATCAGACGAGCGCTTTCGCGAGGCGCTCACTCTGATTAAAGCGAAAGATGAAGGTGTTGCAGCGGTAATGCAACTTTCCCGTTATTTGGGATTGCGTAATGAAGAAGCTGTTCAGGCAGTGAAATCAATCAAAACGTGGAGGCAGGCAATATTACGTGGTGACGACAGAGTAAGAGTAATATTTGGCACAAAAGGAGGCCGTGCACGAGATACACGTATTGTTGATAAAGAAAAGGTATTATCGGCGATCAATAACGCGATTACATGTGCAGATAAAAATAATGGAAAATTAATAGACAAACCATCCCTTCAGCAGGCGCTTGATCGTTATATAAATATCATGCGCAGGGTAGGCGGTTTGAAATATGAAAATTCAAATCATTCTTTGCGATACGCTTTTGCTCAGGATGCGGAAAAATATTATCTTCAAAAAGGCTTTAGTCAAAAAGAAGCCAGTGCTTTAACCTCCATTGATTTAGGCCACGGTGATGGCAGGGGCGATTATATAAAGCGAGTGTATAGTCAAAAATG